One segment of Aquimarina sp. BL5 DNA contains the following:
- a CDS encoding DegT/DnrJ/EryC1/StrS aminotransferase family protein, producing MNAVKSKRIWLSSPHMGGTEQSYVKEAFDTNWVAPLGPNVDGFEKDIENYLGSNNFVAALSSGTAALHLGLKLLGVSRGDEVLCQSMTFAASANPIVYLGAKPIFIDSELETWNICPEQLELAIKDRIAKGKKPKAIIAVHLYGMPYNVDAIHKIASEYKIPVLEDSAESLGSSYHGVKCGTFGDIAILSFNGNKIITTSGGGALVAKNPEYKEKAIFLATQARDNAPHYEHTEIGHNYRMSNIIAGIGRGQMEVLDKHVNNRRNNFDFYKNNLISSAEIKFLEEPTGFHSNRWLTCIETTSYELREGLRLALAEENIESRPLWKPMHRQPVFADCDAYLNGISDDLFDRGLCLPSGSNLEKEDLFRIVSVIKNILR from the coding sequence ATGAATGCAGTAAAATCCAAGAGAATATGGCTTTCTTCACCACATATGGGGGGGACGGAGCAAAGCTATGTTAAAGAAGCTTTTGACACTAATTGGGTTGCACCATTAGGGCCAAATGTTGATGGTTTTGAGAAGGATATCGAGAATTATCTAGGGAGTAACAATTTTGTTGCTGCTTTAAGTTCTGGTACCGCAGCGTTACACTTAGGACTTAAACTTTTAGGTGTTTCGCGGGGAGATGAAGTATTATGTCAGAGTATGACATTTGCTGCTTCTGCCAATCCTATTGTTTATTTAGGAGCAAAACCAATATTTATTGATAGCGAATTGGAAACCTGGAATATCTGTCCAGAACAATTAGAATTAGCTATTAAAGATAGGATAGCCAAGGGCAAGAAACCTAAGGCTATTATCGCTGTACATTTATATGGTATGCCATATAATGTAGATGCGATACACAAAATAGCTTCAGAATATAAAATTCCTGTTTTAGAAGATAGTGCAGAATCATTAGGTAGTTCTTATCACGGTGTTAAGTGTGGAACTTTCGGAGATATTGCTATACTTTCTTTTAATGGAAATAAAATTATCACTACTTCTGGTGGAGGAGCATTAGTTGCTAAAAATCCTGAGTATAAGGAAAAAGCTATTTTTCTTGCTACTCAAGCTAGAGATAATGCGCCACATTATGAGCACACTGAAATCGGACATAATTATCGAATGAGTAATATCATTGCCGGAATAGGAAGAGGGCAGATGGAAGTTTTAGATAAGCATGTAAATAACAGAAGAAATAACTTTGATTTTTATAAAAATAATTTAATTAGCTCTGCTGAAATTAAATTTTTGGAAGAGCCAACAGGTTTTCATTCTAACAGATGGCTTACTTGTATAGAGACCACATCTTATGAATTAAGAGAAGGTTTAAGGTTAGCATTGGCAGAAGAAAACATAGAATCACGACCACTATGGAAACCCATGCATCGTCAACCTGTTTTTGCAGATTGTGATGCTTACCTCAATGGAATTTCTGACGACCTATTTGATCGAGGACTTTGCTTACCCAGCGGGTCTAATCTTGAAAAAGAAGATTTATTTAGAATTGTATCGGTAATTAAAAATATATTGAGATGA
- a CDS encoding polysaccharide biosynthesis/export family protein has translation MNSYKFLLLLVVSTFIFSCKTPTDVVYFQNSKDLEKINSTNSFTPVFKVDDVVSILVSATDMDAARPFNLMQGASLPSPTGDNAGSGTNGGGGVEPTYLIDEEGNIDFPVIGKLKVAGLTRVQVKDMLKEKLKIYIKDPIVNVRLKNFKITVIGEVDRPGSFTIPNERITIIEAIGLAGDLTIMGKRGNVMVIRENEGVNTYHRVDLTSKSIFDSPVYYLAQNDVLYIEPNKTKVKSSVGKDNTLGIVLSIIGVGLSVAALILR, from the coding sequence ATGAACTCATATAAGTTTTTACTTTTATTAGTAGTATCAACATTTATTTTTTCTTGTAAAACCCCGACAGATGTGGTTTATTTTCAGAATTCTAAAGATTTAGAGAAAATAAATTCAACAAATTCGTTTACTCCAGTTTTTAAAGTAGATGATGTTGTTAGTATATTGGTTTCTGCGACGGATATGGATGCAGCGAGACCTTTTAATTTAATGCAAGGTGCTAGTTTACCATCTCCAACTGGGGATAATGCTGGATCCGGAACTAATGGAGGTGGAGGAGTCGAGCCTACATATCTTATTGATGAAGAAGGAAATATTGATTTTCCGGTTATTGGAAAATTGAAAGTTGCGGGATTAACAAGAGTGCAGGTAAAAGATATGTTAAAGGAAAAACTGAAAATCTATATAAAAGATCCTATTGTAAATGTAAGGCTTAAAAACTTTAAGATTACAGTTATAGGAGAAGTAGATAGACCAGGATCATTTACCATTCCTAACGAAAGAATAACTATTATAGAAGCGATTGGTTTAGCAGGAGATCTTACTATTATGGGAAAAAGAGGTAATGTGATGGTAATACGAGAAAATGAAGGTGTGAATACATATCACAGGGTAGATCTCACTTCTAAATCAATTTTTGATTCACCTGTTTATTATTTAGCACAAAATGATGTATTATATATAGAGCCTAATAAGACTAAAGTAAAAAGCTCTGTAGGTAAAGATAATACCTTAGGGATTGTTTTAAGTATAATAGGAGTTGGTTTATCTGTAGCTGCACTTATTTTAAGATAG
- a CDS encoding MBOAT family protein yields MLFNSLDFFIFLPIVFIVYWLLFNKNLRLQNIFVLGASYLFYGMWDWRFLFLILASTTVDYYIGQYIYSSDSNKQRKRWLWVSIIFNIGLLGFFKYYNFFIDSWVDLIDIFGYTPQSSWTLQIILPVGISFYTFQTMSYSLDIYYKRLTPTKDFISFATFVGFFPQLVAGPIERASNLLSQITTRRVFNYKQCTDGLKLIIWGLFKKVVIADSIAPIVDDIFANYTNYPASTLILGVTLFSFQVYGDFSGYSDIAIGTAKLFGIELMSNFKFPSFSRNVAEYWQRWHVSLSTWFRHYVYIPLGGSRVSKLKSIRNICIIFLVSGFWHGANWTFIAWGAIHALLYIPVFLMGRNRIYMNNVVAENSWFPSIREILQILLTFSLVTFSRVFFRSESITDAFGFLKQIYNNFSFEIYEHPLGYRMIDYFILLGLFILYEFSIRRDERSPFKFKSRIVRFVAYTLVILGMLLFFDDNIDRSFIYFQF; encoded by the coding sequence ATGTTATTTAATTCATTAGACTTTTTCATTTTTTTACCAATAGTTTTTATTGTGTACTGGTTATTATTCAATAAAAATTTAAGGCTTCAGAATATTTTTGTCTTGGGTGCTAGTTATTTATTCTATGGAATGTGGGATTGGCGTTTCCTATTTCTTATTCTAGCAAGTACTACGGTTGATTATTACATTGGTCAATATATCTATAGCAGTGACTCTAATAAACAAAGAAAGAGATGGTTATGGGTTAGTATAATTTTTAATATTGGTTTATTAGGCTTTTTTAAATATTATAATTTCTTTATAGATTCTTGGGTTGATCTTATTGATATTTTTGGCTATACACCTCAAAGCTCTTGGACATTGCAAATTATACTTCCTGTTGGAATATCATTTTACACATTTCAGACCATGTCTTATTCATTAGATATCTATTATAAAAGACTTACTCCTACTAAGGATTTTATCTCTTTTGCAACATTTGTTGGTTTTTTTCCTCAATTAGTTGCGGGTCCGATTGAGAGAGCTTCCAATTTGCTTTCCCAAATTACAACGAGAAGAGTTTTTAATTATAAGCAATGTACAGATGGTCTAAAACTAATTATATGGGGATTGTTCAAGAAAGTAGTGATTGCAGATTCAATTGCACCTATAGTGGATGATATTTTTGCTAATTATACCAACTACCCTGCTTCTACTCTTATACTAGGTGTTACATTATTTAGTTTTCAGGTATATGGAGATTTTAGCGGTTATTCTGATATCGCGATTGGTACTGCCAAGTTGTTTGGAATAGAACTAATGTCTAACTTTAAATTTCCAAGTTTTTCCAGAAATGTTGCTGAATACTGGCAAAGATGGCATGTATCATTATCAACCTGGTTTAGACATTATGTATATATTCCTCTTGGTGGAAGCCGAGTTAGTAAACTAAAATCAATAAGAAATATTTGTATTATCTTTTTGGTAAGCGGCTTTTGGCATGGTGCAAATTGGACTTTTATCGCTTGGGGAGCAATTCATGCACTTCTATATATTCCAGTTTTTCTGATGGGGCGTAATCGGATTTATATGAATAATGTAGTGGCGGAAAATAGTTGGTTTCCATCTATTAGAGAGATATTACAAATACTACTTACCTTTTCATTAGTAACATTTTCTAGAGTGTTTTTTAGATCAGAATCCATCACTGACGCTTTTGGTTTTTTAAAACAGATATATAATAATTTTAGTTTTGAAATATACGAACACCCTTTAGGTTATCGTATGATTGACTATTTTATATTACTAGGACTTTTTATTCTTTACGAATTTAGCATTAGAAGAGATGAGCGATCTCCTTTTAAATTTAAATCAAGGATAGTAAGATTTGTAGCCTATACTTTAGTAATTTTAGGTATGCTCCTTTTCTTTGACGATAATATTGATAGATCTTTTATATATTTCCAATTTTAG
- a CDS encoding tyrosine-protein kinase: MISNTNSDNNTLINTPKSSFNFRDEILKYVKKWYWFLLSVLIFATLAYLHIRYTIPQYNVSGTILISQEESVSESELSAFRDLGLLDDSQNKIENELQIIKSRTLLTNVVNNLKLNVQYFTKGRVLESENYPKSLIEINFLSADSIVHTKSKSFRVLINSETSFSFVDKEGKNISDHSFGKTINTSVGDIVITPSIEDIVSNKGKIIHIKITPVNVVAQSYRNRISVATIGKGSSIVRMSLNDPVKEKAKDIINNLVEEYNKYTIKNKKQTSARTAEFINERLELISGDLSEVDDEAAGYKSKFGLTNDVSAQTQRVADIDSRNIQEINRLETQLRKIESTRRFVLSQDGKYDILPSTLGFDDPSVTSTVARYNGLISQRKRLLKSSSEQNPVVVNIDEQIGSLRQGLIASLNGAKSSISISLNSLRTQDKYFSGQLYNAPLRQKELTAIGREQGIKEQLYLYLLQKREEAEITSHITLSNARVIDKASTLGSYPVSPNKRMIYFGAIFLGLALPFLTIYLLDLFNTKISSREDLESVLSMPILGAIPKTKNKKSKIVVSRNSRSSVAEAFRILRTNLGFLMAGTNKEMGKVIFVTSTISGEGKTLVSSNLAKTLAISGKKIAYLGTDFRDPKFHNFFELPKGKDTPGFTNYIMNLDIKPEDIIYEQGENDPIFVVPSGAIPPNPAELLMNDRVKEMFEYLEKNFDYIVVDTAPVSLVTDTLLIGHFADLSIYIVRENYSDKRILQVPENFYREKRLPNMAVLLNAAGDKVGYGYGYGYGAKD, encoded by the coding sequence ATGATTTCTAATACTAATTCCGATAATAATACTTTGATAAATACACCAAAGTCTAGTTTCAATTTCAGAGACGAAATTCTAAAGTACGTAAAGAAATGGTACTGGTTTTTGCTAAGTGTACTAATTTTTGCGACACTAGCATATCTCCATATAAGATATACAATTCCTCAATATAACGTTTCTGGGACCATATTGATTTCACAGGAAGAAAGTGTTAGTGAATCAGAACTTTCCGCTTTCAGGGACTTGGGATTACTTGATGATTCACAAAATAAAATCGAGAATGAGCTTCAGATTATAAAATCAAGAACACTATTAACTAATGTTGTTAATAATCTAAAACTAAACGTTCAGTATTTTACAAAAGGAAGAGTACTAGAATCAGAAAATTACCCTAAATCGTTGATAGAGATTAACTTTTTATCAGCAGATTCCATTGTTCATACTAAATCAAAGAGTTTCAGAGTACTTATAAATTCAGAAACTTCTTTTTCATTTGTAGATAAAGAAGGGAAAAATATTAGTGATCATTCTTTTGGTAAGACCATAAATACTAGTGTTGGAGATATTGTAATTACTCCAAGTATTGAAGATATAGTGTCTAACAAAGGAAAGATAATTCATATAAAAATAACTCCTGTTAATGTTGTAGCTCAAAGCTATAGAAATAGAATATCCGTTGCTACTATTGGAAAAGGATCTTCTATTGTGAGAATGTCTCTAAATGATCCTGTTAAAGAGAAGGCCAAAGACATTATAAACAATTTGGTAGAAGAGTATAATAAATATACCATTAAAAACAAGAAACAAACTTCGGCCAGAACTGCTGAATTTATTAATGAAAGATTAGAGCTTATTTCTGGTGATTTATCTGAAGTTGATGATGAAGCTGCGGGTTACAAATCTAAATTTGGATTGACCAATGATGTTTCTGCTCAAACCCAGCGAGTTGCTGATATTGATTCTAGGAATATTCAAGAAATTAATAGATTAGAAACTCAATTAAGAAAAATAGAATCTACAAGGCGTTTTGTTTTAAGTCAGGATGGGAAATACGATATTTTGCCTTCTACTCTTGGATTTGATGATCCGTCCGTAACGTCAACTGTTGCGAGATATAATGGATTAATAAGCCAAAGAAAAAGGTTATTAAAGTCATCAAGTGAGCAAAATCCGGTAGTAGTAAATATAGATGAACAGATAGGTTCATTACGTCAAGGACTAATTGCTAGTTTAAATGGAGCCAAAAGTTCTATAAGTATAAGTTTGAATAGTTTAAGAACTCAGGACAAGTATTTTAGCGGACAACTGTACAATGCACCATTAAGGCAAAAAGAATTAACAGCTATTGGTCGTGAGCAGGGAATTAAGGAACAATTGTATCTTTATTTATTACAAAAGCGAGAAGAGGCTGAGATTACTAGTCATATTACACTATCTAATGCACGTGTCATTGATAAAGCTTCTACTTTAGGATCCTACCCAGTTTCTCCAAATAAAAGAATGATTTATTTTGGTGCTATATTTTTAGGACTAGCACTTCCATTTTTAACTATTTATTTACTTGATCTTTTTAATACTAAAATAAGCTCAAGAGAAGACTTAGAGAGTGTACTTTCTATGCCAATCTTGGGAGCTATTCCAAAAACAAAAAATAAGAAAAGTAAAATTGTAGTTTCCAGAAATAGTAGGTCATCCGTGGCTGAAGCTTTTAGAATTCTTAGAACGAATTTAGGTTTCTTAATGGCTGGAACTAACAAAGAAATGGGGAAAGTGATATTTGTTACTTCTACCATTTCTGGAGAAGGTAAGACGTTAGTTTCATCTAATTTAGCCAAGACGTTAGCTATTTCAGGCAAAAAGATTGCATATTTAGGAACTGATTTTCGTGATCCAAAATTTCATAATTTCTTTGAATTACCAAAAGGGAAAGATACTCCTGGGTTTACTAATTATATTATGAATCTAGATATTAAACCTGAAGATATAATATACGAACAAGGAGAAAATGATCCTATTTTCGTGGTTCCTTCAGGAGCTATACCTCCAAATCCGGCGGAACTTCTAATGAATGATAGGGTAAAAGAGATGTTCGAATATTTAGAAAAAAACTTCGATTACATTGTAGTAGATACAGCACCTGTTAGCTTAGTAACGGATACCTTATTAATCGGTCATTTTGCTGACTTAAGTATATATATAGTACGAGAAAATTATTCGGACAAAAGAATTTTACAGGTTCCTGAAAACTTTTATAGAGAAAAACGCTTACCTAATATGGCAGTACTTCTTAATGCGGCTGGTGATAAGGTTGGTTATGGTTATGGCTATGGTTATGGAGCAAAGGATTAA
- a CDS encoding GNAT family N-acetyltransferase yields the protein MNKNYKILIKDLDDSSEVVKYKSLLKKEWNNNVYYSIEHLRHSEKDSDELRCFLFEKNDVPIILMPFVLRKIKIHEKEYPYNDVISPYGYSGPLFNDNVSSEDLAQFWNHVDIWYKENSVITEFVRFSLDENHENYSGSLIKTLSNVKGHLLENFEDQWNAFLPKVRNNFRKAINYDLDFKVFHKDQITKDIIKIFHDIYVDTMTRNKADSIYFFSETYFEDLILSNLDNFSIVIVYYEDIPISVELIINYKDIIFAFLGGTNAEYFSYRPNDFLRVKVIEWAVLNEKKYYVLGGGMKDGDGLYKNKKSLFPKDDDVMFCTGRKIVNEKVYNELCLASDKEFTNIKKEDLKNYFFPFYRLNNR from the coding sequence TTGAACAAAAATTACAAAATATTAATAAAAGATCTTGATGACAGTTCGGAAGTTGTGAAATATAAATCACTTCTTAAAAAAGAATGGAATAATAATGTGTATTATTCAATAGAGCATTTACGTCATTCAGAAAAAGATTCTGATGAATTGAGATGCTTTTTGTTTGAAAAGAATGATGTACCTATCATATTGATGCCTTTTGTTTTAAGGAAGATAAAAATACATGAAAAGGAATATCCTTATAATGATGTGATCAGTCCATATGGATATAGCGGACCATTATTTAATGATAATGTTTCGTCAGAAGATCTTGCCCAATTTTGGAATCATGTAGATATTTGGTATAAAGAAAACAGTGTTATAACTGAGTTTGTTCGTTTTAGTCTTGATGAGAATCACGAAAATTATTCAGGTTCGTTGATAAAAACACTTTCTAATGTAAAAGGTCATTTATTAGAGAATTTTGAAGATCAGTGGAATGCGTTTCTTCCTAAAGTGAGAAATAATTTTAGAAAAGCCATAAATTATGATTTGGATTTTAAGGTTTTTCATAAAGATCAGATCACTAAAGATATTATTAAAATCTTTCATGATATCTATGTAGATACCATGACACGAAATAAAGCGGATAGTATTTACTTTTTCTCTGAGACTTATTTTGAAGATCTCATATTATCTAATTTGGATAACTTTTCTATTGTTATTGTTTATTATGAAGATATACCTATTTCGGTAGAGCTTATCATTAATTATAAAGATATAATTTTTGCCTTTTTAGGAGGTACTAATGCAGAGTATTTTAGTTATCGACCAAATGACTTTTTACGAGTAAAAGTTATTGAATGGGCAGTACTGAATGAAAAGAAATATTACGTTCTTGGAGGAGGAATGAAGGATGGAGATGGACTGTATAAAAACAAAAAATCATTATTTCCTAAGGATGATGATGTAATGTTTTGTACAGGAAGAAAAATAGTAAATGAAAAAGTATACAATGAATTATGCTTGGCTTCGGATAAAGAGTTTACAAATATCAAGAAAGAAGATCTAAAAAATTATTTCTTCCCATTTTATAGATTGAACAATAGATGA
- a CDS encoding nucleoside-diphosphate sugar epimerase/dehydratase yields the protein MIKDYIINNSHKHASKWVVLSIDIAIVIFNFFLAYVVRFGITLDFDETNFFYQIPVMAVIAAASFLMVGSHKGVIRHTGMRDAYNLFLAVTVLISLSGALMVSSRLSLIPELLNIPVSIICVHYLLNIIVLTVSRLVFKYCYHYVKSKLGDSSRVMIYGAGDSGLITLAAITNDSQKAVTVVGFIDDNPQKAGKTINGITVFRSKTITQSYVIKHNITEIIVSIPHIDKQRLSEISDNLLKLSVKVKIIPAINDWIDGKLNVSQIKQIQIEDLLDRAPIALENQNIKKELHDKVILITGAAGSIGSEIVRQASFYSYKHLVLVDQAESPLYDLQQELLSKGVVNFTPIVADIRDHQRIETIFERFRPNMVFHAAAYKHVPLMENNPCEAIKINVLGTRKLADLSSEFGVDKFVFVSTDKAVNPTNVMGATKRVAEMYIKCLHRTSKTKFITTRFGNVLGSNGSVIPLFKKQIDKGGPLTVTHKDVTRFFMTIPEASQLVIEAGTMGNGGEIFIFDMGESVKIFDLAKKMIRLSGLNYPNDIDIEITGLRPGEKLYEELLADTENTLPTYHKKIMISKFDDADCPLVMDKIDDLCIMNLFNQDHQIVGKLKEIVPEFISKNSTFESIDIKNEEINDKKQKVLV from the coding sequence ATGATTAAGGACTACATAATTAATAATTCACATAAGCACGCGTCAAAATGGGTTGTACTATCTATTGATATTGCAATCGTTATTTTTAATTTCTTTTTGGCGTATGTAGTTAGATTTGGTATAACCCTTGATTTTGATGAGACTAATTTCTTTTATCAAATACCAGTGATGGCGGTTATAGCTGCAGCTAGTTTCTTGATGGTTGGTTCTCATAAAGGAGTGATCAGACATACCGGTATGAGAGACGCATATAATCTGTTTTTGGCAGTTACTGTGTTGATTTCTCTAAGTGGAGCCCTAATGGTCTCAAGTAGATTGTCTTTGATTCCGGAACTTCTTAATATTCCAGTATCTATTATTTGTGTACATTATCTATTAAATATTATTGTTCTAACTGTAAGTCGGTTAGTATTTAAATATTGTTATCATTATGTAAAGTCAAAACTTGGGGATTCTTCAAGAGTTATGATATATGGAGCAGGAGATTCAGGATTGATAACATTAGCAGCAATTACGAATGATTCACAAAAAGCAGTAACCGTAGTTGGTTTTATAGATGATAATCCGCAAAAAGCCGGAAAAACCATTAATGGAATTACAGTTTTTCGTTCAAAAACCATTACACAGAGTTATGTAATAAAACATAATATAACTGAGATAATTGTATCAATCCCGCACATAGATAAGCAACGTTTATCGGAGATTTCGGATAATTTACTTAAACTCTCTGTAAAGGTTAAGATCATACCAGCAATTAATGATTGGATTGATGGTAAATTGAATGTATCTCAGATCAAACAAATTCAGATAGAAGATTTATTGGATAGAGCTCCAATTGCATTAGAAAACCAAAATATTAAAAAAGAACTTCATGATAAGGTTATTTTGATTACTGGTGCAGCAGGTTCTATTGGTAGTGAAATTGTTAGACAGGCATCTTTTTATAGTTATAAACATTTAGTGTTAGTAGATCAGGCAGAATCGCCTTTATATGATTTACAGCAGGAATTGTTAAGTAAAGGAGTTGTTAATTTTACTCCGATTGTTGCCGATATTAGAGATCATCAGCGTATAGAGACAATCTTCGAAAGATTTAGACCAAATATGGTATTTCATGCTGCTGCATATAAGCACGTACCATTAATGGAAAATAATCCTTGTGAAGCAATAAAGATAAATGTTTTAGGTACAAGAAAATTAGCAGATTTATCATCTGAGTTTGGTGTGGATAAATTTGTTTTTGTCTCAACTGATAAAGCAGTGAACCCAACAAATGTGATGGGGGCAACCAAAAGAGTTGCAGAGATGTATATAAAATGTTTACATAGAACTAGCAAGACTAAATTTATTACAACAAGATTTGGAAATGTTTTAGGATCTAACGGTTCTGTGATTCCTTTATTCAAAAAACAGATTGATAAAGGAGGTCCTCTGACTGTTACTCATAAAGATGTTACTCGTTTCTTTATGACAATTCCAGAGGCTTCTCAGTTAGTGATTGAAGCAGGAACGATGGGTAATGGTGGTGAGATTTTTATTTTTGATATGGGTGAATCGGTGAAGATATTCGATTTAGCTAAAAAAATGATAAGACTATCCGGACTTAATTATCCTAATGATATTGATATAGAGATCACAGGTTTAAGACCAGGAGAAAAACTGTATGAAGAGCTATTAGCGGATACAGAAAACACCTTACCAACATACCATAAAAAAATCATGATTAGTAAGTTTGATGATGCAGATTGTCCATTGGTTATGGATAAGATTGATGACCTTTGTATTATGAATTTATTCAATCAGGATCACCAAATTGTTGGAAAACTAAAAGAGATAGTACCTGAGTTTATTTCTAAGAATTCTACTTTCGAAAGTATCGATATTAAGAATGAGGAAATAAATGATAAGAAACAAAAGGTGCTGGTCTAG
- a CDS encoding GNAT family N-acetyltransferase has protein sequence MKKEHIDYFFELFEKCSIPKLFSEVRSSENEKGIINPNYDSGLVENPDKVYSVFFIPDYLKPTINSNNFVIKKIEQFFKGYAIFLDGFTSADAYIKHRFRSNAKGIRRRIKRLESCFDISYKTYYGAIEEEDYEFLMNCLEKMLIRRFEQRNDVSQSLLRWDHYKQMYFSLINEKKASMFVAFENNQPIIVSLNHHFQNRLFSSISSYDIDYSKFSLGSVEIYKKLDWLIENDHKSYEMGMGDLSYKREWCNHIYNFEHQIIYPKKSIVGFFKGSIEYLKVKLKEFVFKVAYVRYKKYKGKRKTQSIVVAEKYKVSPVEEVSYDKGLPAIDYNREEYRGLRGIVFDFLYTSIDNVKNVSVLEVDKNEKTYLIVGKSKMQKVTLIK, from the coding sequence ATGAAAAAAGAACATATAGATTATTTTTTCGAGCTTTTTGAAAAATGTTCAATTCCAAAACTATTCTCAGAAGTACGATCATCAGAAAATGAGAAAGGGATAATCAATCCTAATTATGATAGTGGTTTGGTAGAAAATCCAGATAAAGTGTATTCTGTTTTTTTTATTCCAGATTATTTAAAACCAACTATTAATAGTAACAATTTTGTTATAAAGAAAATAGAACAATTTTTTAAAGGTTATGCTATTTTTCTTGATGGTTTCACAAGTGCTGATGCTTATATCAAGCATCGTTTTAGAAGTAATGCTAAAGGAATTAGAAGAAGAATAAAACGATTAGAATCATGTTTTGACATTTCATATAAAACATACTATGGAGCCATAGAGGAGGAGGATTATGAGTTCTTAATGAATTGTTTGGAAAAAATGCTAATCAGAAGATTTGAACAGCGCAATGATGTAAGTCAGAGCCTGTTGAGATGGGATCATTATAAACAAATGTATTTTTCTTTGATTAATGAAAAAAAGGCGTCAATGTTTGTGGCTTTTGAGAATAATCAACCTATTATAGTTTCCTTAAACCATCATTTTCAGAATAGATTATTTAGTTCAATTTCATCATATGATATTGATTATTCTAAGTTTAGTTTAGGTAGTGTAGAGATTTATAAAAAATTAGATTGGCTCATAGAGAACGATCATAAATCCTATGAGATGGGAATGGGGGATCTAAGTTATAAGAGAGAGTGGTGTAATCATATATATAATTTTGAACATCAAATCATATATCCAAAAAAATCAATTGTAGGTTTTTTTAAAGGAAGTATAGAGTATCTAAAAGTAAAATTAAAAGAGTTCGTTTTTAAAGTAGCCTATGTCCGCTATAAAAAATACAAAGGAAAACGAAAGACACAATCTATTGTTGTTGCCGAAAAATATAAAGTATCTCCGGTTGAGGAAGTGTCTTACGATAAAGGATTGCCAGCGATAGACTATAATAGGGAAGAGTATAGAGGACTTAGAGGAATAGTATTTGATTTTCTATATACAAGCATTGATAATGTTAAAAATGTTAGTGTGTTAGAAGTTGATAAAAACGAAAAAACGTATTTAATTGTTGGAAAATCAAAGATGCAGAAAGTTACATTGATAAAGTAA